A single Desulfovibrio gilichinskyi DNA region contains:
- the miaA gene encoding tRNA (adenosine(37)-N6)-dimethylallyltransferase MiaA, which yields MDNRKSVVCILGPTGAGKTATSLGMAKRFPARIINFDSRQVYRDFPVITAQPSPCERAVCPHDLYGFMPTTDVITVADFVELAHEKIEQAAGDLPILVGGTGLYLRALTSGLAPIPDIPEEVRTRVRKRVEEEGSAALFAELEKVDPEYAKCTHPNNKQRNSRAIEVYEGTGKKFTWWHNREVPPSPYRFLKIGIKVDLDTLTPLLNRRIDQMIANGAVDEARRAWEICPDENGPGWTGIGCSELLSFIKGDIDLDEARLLWAKNTRAYAKRQLTWFNREKDIHWFSPDDSGKIVEFAAAWLAESNAEG from the coding sequence ATGGATAATCGTAAATCCGTTGTCTGTATATTAGGACCGACAGGAGCAGGTAAGACCGCAACATCTTTAGGCATGGCAAAACGTTTCCCCGCGCGCATTATTAACTTTGATTCACGTCAGGTTTATAGAGATTTTCCGGTAATTACCGCTCAGCCCAGCCCGTGTGAAAGAGCTGTCTGCCCGCATGATCTTTATGGATTCATGCCGACCACAGATGTGATTACTGTGGCAGATTTTGTTGAACTTGCTCATGAAAAAATTGAGCAGGCTGCTGGCGATTTGCCTATACTCGTCGGTGGTACAGGTCTTTATTTAAGAGCACTTACTTCAGGACTTGCTCCTATTCCTGATATCCCGGAAGAAGTACGGACAAGAGTCCGTAAAAGAGTGGAAGAAGAAGGTTCTGCAGCTCTGTTTGCGGAACTTGAAAAGGTTGATCCGGAATATGCCAAGTGTACGCATCCTAATAATAAACAACGCAATTCCCGCGCAATCGAAGTTTATGAGGGGACCGGTAAAAAATTTACATGGTGGCACAATCGGGAAGTTCCTCCTTCGCCGTACCGTTTTCTTAAGATCGGGATAAAAGTTGATCTTGATACTTTGACGCCGCTGCTTAACCGCCGGATTGATCAGATGATTGCAAACGGAGCAGTGGATGAAGCCCGCAGAGCATGGGAAATTTGTCCTGATGAAAATGGACCGGGGTGGACCGGAATAGGGTGCAGTGAACTGCTTTCCTTTATCAAAGGTGATATTGATCTTGATGAGGCCAGACTATTGTGGGCGAAGAATACCAGAGCTTACGCAAAACGGCAGTTAACATGGTTTAATCGGGAAAAAGATATTCACTGGTTTTCTCCAGATGATTCCGGCAAGATTGTTGAGTTTGCAGCAGCGTGGCTTGCGGAAAGTAATGCGGAAGGGTAA
- a CDS encoding twin-arginine translocase TatA/TatE family subunit, with protein MFGLGITEILLILGIIILIFGAKKLPEVGSGLGRAIQNFKKASSESEEIDVTPSKDKDKDKDA; from the coding sequence ATGTTTGGATTAGGAATAACAGAAATTCTCTTGATTTTGGGTATTATTATCCTGATATTCGGTGCCAAAAAACTTCCTGAGGTGGGAAGTGGGCTAGGCCGTGCAATTCAAAATTTCAAAAAGGCCAGTAGTGAGTCTGAAGAAATTGACGTAACTCCGTCAAAAGACAAAGACAAGGATAAGGACGCTTAA
- a CDS encoding HAD family hydrolase has protein sequence MQGIFLSDITPPNVIKKIKGVIFDCDGVLISSFESNMWYYNWFKTRFGLPDMDKDEEQYVFAHTVFESLKHILPNENYQEALELRDLPELNEALSYIKIQDGLRELLVWLRDNNIRMAVNTNRTDSLSTVLQNLDIEEFFSPTVTSTLLPNAKPHPDGVFYILGEWGMKAEDVVYIGDTWVDEVCASRSGVEFWSFCSPKLNASLHIPDYWVLRNSLEKVTRNVWSK, from the coding sequence ATGCAGGGAATATTTTTAAGCGACATAACTCCACCAAACGTTATTAAAAAAATTAAGGGAGTTATTTTTGATTGTGACGGTGTTTTGATCAGTTCATTCGAATCTAATATGTGGTACTATAATTGGTTCAAAACCAGATTCGGGCTTCCTGATATGGATAAGGATGAAGAGCAATATGTTTTCGCACATACTGTTTTTGAATCGTTGAAGCATATTTTGCCTAATGAAAATTATCAGGAAGCTCTTGAACTTAGAGATTTGCCGGAACTTAATGAAGCTTTGTCTTACATAAAAATACAAGACGGTCTTCGTGAACTTCTTGTATGGCTCAGAGATAATAATATCCGCATGGCCGTTAATACGAATAGAACTGATTCGTTATCTACAGTTTTGCAAAATCTGGATATTGAAGAATTCTTTTCACCTACGGTTACATCTACGCTTTTACCTAATGCAAAGCCGCATCCTGATGGAGTATTTTATATTCTAGGCGAGTGGGGAATGAAAGCGGAAGATGTTGTTTATATAGGCGATACGTGGGTTGATGAAGTCTGTGCGTCCAGATCTGGCGTCGAATTCTGGTCATTTTGCAGCCCGAAACTTAATGCTTCGTTGCATATTCCAGATTACTGGGTTCTTAGAAATTCACTTGAAAAAGTTACGAGGAATGTTTGGTCCAAGTAG
- a CDS encoding YggT family protein — MDYVILAVAKVLSIVLNLYMWVVIISALITWVNPDPYNPVVRFLRGVTEPVFAKVRQYLPFLNISGIDLSPIVVILVIQMLDIVLVGNLTRLAYGLGM; from the coding sequence ATGGATTACGTGATTCTTGCTGTAGCTAAAGTTCTTTCGATCGTTCTTAATCTTTATATGTGGGTGGTTATTATTTCCGCTCTTATCACCTGGGTGAACCCGGATCCTTACAACCCCGTTGTGCGCTTTCTGCGCGGAGTAACTGAGCCTGTTTTTGCAAAGGTTCGTCAGTATCTCCCATTCCTCAATATCAGCGGTATTGATCTGTCACCTATTGTGGTTATTCTGGTTATTCAGATGCTTGATATTGTCTTGGTGGGCAATCTTACAAGATTGGCATATGGACTCGGAATGTAG
- a CDS encoding DivIVA domain-containing protein — translation MTLSKIDLLNKKFSKSLFGYSKSEVDQLMNELADVLGTIADDKKQLMKKIERRDTSIGEFRQREETLRDTLMTTQRMIDDLKATARKEAELIINEAHSRAEVILQQAHNRLAQIHEDINELKRQRTRFEVELKAVLESHLKTLEISNPELEKVEAIEAKLKFFKKAK, via the coding sequence ATGACCCTTTCAAAGATTGATTTGCTAAATAAGAAGTTTTCTAAATCTCTTTTCGGGTATTCAAAAAGTGAAGTAGATCAGCTTATGAACGAGCTTGCGGATGTTCTCGGCACAATCGCCGATGACAAGAAACAGCTTATGAAGAAGATTGAGCGACGTGATACTTCGATCGGGGAATTTCGTCAGCGCGAAGAAACTCTTCGTGATACTTTGATGACAACTCAAAGAATGATTGATGATCTTAAAGCAACTGCCAGAAAGGAAGCTGAACTTATAATAAACGAAGCCCATTCCAGAGCGGAAGTTATTTTGCAGCAGGCCCATAATCGGTTGGCTCAGATTCATGAAGATATCAACGAACTTAAACGACAGAGAACAAGGTTTGAAGTAGAGCTTAAAGCTGTTCTTGAGTCTCATTTAAAGACACTGGAGATCAGTAATCCTGAACTTGAAAAAGTTGAAGCGATTGAAGCCAAACTTAAGTTTTTCAAAAAAGCAAAATAA
- a CDS encoding DUF465 domain-containing protein, producing the protein MEAKDIDLIKTLVGQDAEISGLWDQHKELKKIIDKFEKKGFLNETETLELKELKKKKLAGKTKLHLLLEKYK; encoded by the coding sequence ATGGAAGCTAAAGACATCGATTTGATTAAAACCCTAGTTGGTCAGGATGCGGAAATTAGCGGGCTTTGGGATCAGCATAAAGAGCTAAAAAAAATTATTGATAAATTTGAGAAAAAAGGCTTCCTAAATGAAACTGAAACTCTTGAATTAAAAGAACTTAAGAAGAAAAAATTGGCCGGTAAAACGAAATTGCATTTGTTACTTGAAAAATACAAATAA
- the ilvB gene encoding biosynthetic-type acetolactate synthase large subunit, translating to MELTGAQIFLECLRKEGVEVVFGYPGGAIIDIYDQLPNYPFKHILVRHEQGAVHSADGYARATGKVGVSLVTSGPGATNAVTGIATAYMDSIPVVIFTGQVPTPLIGNDAFQEVDIVGITRPCTKHNYLVKDIKALAFTVRQAFYLARSGRPGPVVVDLPKDIMQAKTEFIWPEDVSLRSYQPNLSPHIRQIKKVAKLIANAERPVIYAGGGVVSAGAEEELTWLAKNLNIPVTATLMGLGAFPGNDPLWLGMLGMHGTYAANMAINNADLVLAIGARFDDRVTGKVDTFAAKATLVHIDIDPTSIQKNVAVHVPLVADCKSALSALKDVIEPTLEQTYSEDSHAVWVQQVQQWSEVHPLRYNKGGKFIKPQYVVEKVYEISKGDAIIATEVGQNQMWAAQFYKFKKSKSFLSSGGLGTMGYGLPAAIGAQMAFPDRLVVDIAGDGSIQMNIQELMTAVCNNLPVKIVILNNGYLGMVRQWQELFYNRNYCETCMDAQPDFVKLAEAYGAVGFRVTEEKDVVPVLTEAFALPKVCIIDVRVDPEENVYPMVPAGASLSDMLLV from the coding sequence ATGGAGCTCACCGGAGCTCAGATATTTCTTGAATGTCTGAGAAAAGAGGGAGTTGAAGTTGTTTTCGGATATCCCGGCGGCGCGATAATCGATATATATGATCAACTTCCAAATTATCCTTTTAAGCACATATTGGTTAGGCACGAGCAAGGGGCAGTCCATTCTGCTGACGGTTATGCCCGGGCAACAGGTAAAGTAGGCGTAAGTCTGGTTACCTCAGGCCCAGGAGCAACAAACGCTGTTACCGGTATTGCAACTGCATATATGGATTCAATTCCAGTAGTTATCTTTACAGGACAGGTACCGACGCCTTTAATAGGTAATGACGCTTTTCAAGAAGTTGATATCGTCGGAATTACCAGACCGTGTACGAAGCATAACTACCTGGTCAAGGATATTAAAGCCTTAGCTTTTACAGTAAGGCAGGCTTTTTATCTTGCCCGCTCAGGAAGGCCGGGGCCTGTAGTTGTTGACCTGCCTAAAGATATTATGCAGGCCAAAACTGAATTCATCTGGCCTGAAGATGTGTCCCTGCGAAGCTATCAACCTAATCTGTCGCCTCATATCCGTCAGATTAAAAAAGTTGCCAAGCTTATTGCCAATGCCGAAAGGCCTGTCATTTATGCTGGCGGCGGGGTTGTTAGTGCCGGTGCTGAGGAAGAACTTACTTGGCTTGCCAAGAACCTGAATATTCCGGTGACAGCCACTCTCATGGGGCTAGGAGCCTTTCCCGGCAATGATCCCTTATGGCTTGGGATGCTTGGAATGCATGGCACCTATGCCGCAAACATGGCCATAAACAATGCGGACCTCGTTCTGGCAATCGGAGCGAGGTTCGATGACCGTGTGACTGGAAAAGTAGACACATTTGCCGCTAAAGCCACTCTCGTCCATATCGATATAGACCCAACTTCAATCCAAAAGAATGTAGCTGTCCACGTGCCCCTTGTTGCCGATTGCAAAAGTGCATTGTCAGCCCTGAAAGATGTTATTGAACCTACCCTCGAACAAACTTATTCCGAAGATTCTCACGCTGTATGGGTACAGCAGGTTCAACAATGGTCCGAGGTTCATCCTTTGCGCTATAATAAAGGCGGAAAGTTTATTAAGCCTCAATATGTTGTTGAAAAAGTCTACGAAATCAGCAAAGGGGACGCGATTATAGCTACTGAGGTCGGTCAGAATCAGATGTGGGCCGCTCAGTTTTATAAATTTAAAAAGTCAAAATCTTTTCTGTCATCAGGCGGTTTGGGTACGATGGGGTATGGACTTCCTGCTGCCATCGGCGCACAAATGGCTTTTCCGGACAGACTTGTTGTGGATATTGCCGGTGACGGTTCTATTCAGATGAATATTCAGGAATTGATGACGGCTGTCTGCAATAACCTTCCGGTCAAGATTGTTATTTTAAATAACGGCTATCTCGGTATGGTTCGTCAGTGGCAGGAACTTTTTTATAACCGTAATTATTGTGAAACCTGTATGGATGCTCAGCCTGATTTTGTAAAATTAGCTGAAGCATACGGTGCTGTCGGGTTCAGAGTAACCGAAGAGAAAGATGTCGTACCGGTACTTACGGAAGCTTTTGCTCTCCCTAAGGTTTGTATTATCGATGTTCGGGTTGATCCAGAGGAGAATGTTTATCCTATGGTTCCTGCCGGAGCGTCTTTATCCGACATGTTGCTCGTTTAG
- the ilvN gene encoding acetolactate synthase small subunit, with protein sequence MRHTLSVMVENEPGVLSRVVGLFSGRGFNIESLNVAPTLEEGVSLMTITTIGDEQIIEQIVKQLRKLVTVIKVVDLTALKAVEREMVILKVNAEDAKRAEILRIVDIFRCKVIDVSVDELTLEVTGDHGKIEALINLLARFGIKEIARTGTVAMKRALQN encoded by the coding sequence ATGAGACATACTCTATCCGTCATGGTTGAAAATGAGCCCGGAGTTCTTTCCAGAGTTGTAGGTTTGTTCAGCGGACGCGGATTTAATATTGAATCCCTTAATGTTGCTCCTACTTTGGAAGAAGGCGTATCGCTGATGACCATAACGACTATAGGTGATGAACAGATAATTGAGCAGATTGTTAAGCAACTGCGAAAATTGGTTACGGTCATTAAAGTTGTTGATCTCACGGCACTTAAAGCTGTTGAGAGAGAGATGGTCATTCTTAAGGTTAATGCTGAAGATGCTAAGCGTGCTGAAATTTTACGTATTGTAGATATTTTCAGATGTAAAGTTATTGATGTCAGTGTAGACGAGCTGACCCTTGAAGTTACCGGTGACCATGGTAAAATAGAGGCTTTGATCAATCTGCTGGCCAGATTCGGTATTAAGGAGATTGCCCGCACAGGTACTGTAGCCATGAAACGGGCATTGCAAAACTAA
- the ilvC gene encoding ketol-acid reductoisomerase, with the protein MKVYYEKDADLGLLKDKTVAIIGYGSQGHAHAQNLRDSGVKVVVGQRPGGRNYDLAKEHGFEPVSAAEAAAAADIIMILLPDQVQAAVYKSDILPNLKPGNILAFGHGFNIHFDQIVPNADNDVIMIAPKGPGHLVRRTFTEGGAVPSLVAVHQNVSGKALDLALAYAKGIGATRSGVIETNFREETETDLFGEQAVLCGGVSELIKAGFETLVEAGYQPEMAYFECLHELKLTVDLIYEGGLSNMRYSISDTAEYGDLTRGPRVINAESRKEMKKILSEIQQGEFAKEFIVENMSGKAHFNAMRRLNAEHQVETVGADLRKMMSWLKKIA; encoded by the coding sequence ATGAAAGTTTATTATGAAAAAGATGCAGATTTGGGACTTTTGAAAGACAAAACCGTAGCCATCATCGGTTATGGTAGCCAGGGCCATGCTCATGCTCAGAATCTACGTGATTCCGGTGTTAAGGTTGTTGTTGGACAGCGTCCCGGAGGCCGTAACTACGACCTCGCTAAAGAACACGGCTTTGAGCCTGTAAGCGCAGCAGAAGCTGCAGCCGCTGCAGACATAATCATGATTCTTCTACCTGATCAGGTTCAGGCAGCAGTTTACAAAAGTGATATCCTTCCGAACCTTAAGCCCGGAAATATTCTTGCTTTCGGTCATGGTTTCAATATCCATTTCGACCAGATTGTTCCTAATGCTGATAATGATGTCATCATGATCGCTCCAAAAGGACCGGGTCACCTCGTTCGTCGTACTTTTACTGAAGGCGGAGCTGTTCCATCTTTGGTTGCAGTTCATCAGAATGTTTCCGGTAAAGCTCTTGATCTCGCTCTTGCTTATGCAAAAGGTATCGGAGCAACACGTTCAGGTGTTATCGAAACAAACTTCCGTGAAGAAACAGAAACTGACCTTTTCGGTGAGCAGGCTGTGCTTTGCGGTGGTGTAAGTGAACTTATCAAAGCCGGTTTTGAAACACTGGTTGAAGCTGGATATCAGCCTGAAATGGCATATTTTGAATGTCTGCATGAACTTAAATTGACCGTTGACCTCATTTATGAAGGTGGTCTTTCCAACATGCGTTATTCAATCAGTGATACCGCTGAATATGGTGATCTCACTCGCGGACCTAGAGTTATCAACGCTGAAAGCCGTAAAGAAATGAAGAAAATCCTTTCTGAAATTCAGCAGGGTGAATTCGCTAAAGAATTTATCGTTGAAAATATGTCTGGGAAAGCTCATTTCAATGCAATGCGTCGTCTAAACGCAGAGCATCAGGTCGAAACAGTCGGTGCAGATCTTCGTAAGATGATGAGCTGGCTCAAGAAAATAGCTTAG
- a CDS encoding RNA recognition motif domain-containing protein: protein MSKNIYVGNLPWNSSEEDVKVAFEEFGEVISVKLITDRETGRPRGFGFVEMEDQGALKAIESLDGADFGGRNLKVNEARPREERPKRW, encoded by the coding sequence ATGTCTAAAAACATTTACGTGGGTAATCTTCCTTGGAATTCTTCCGAAGAAGATGTCAAAGTTGCTTTTGAAGAGTTTGGTGAAGTTATTTCTGTTAAGTTGATTACTGATCGTGAAACAGGCCGGCCTCGTGGATTCGGTTTTGTTGAAATGGAAGATCAGGGCGCACTGAAAGCGATTGAATCTCTTGATGGAGCCGATTTTGGTGGACGTAATCTTAAAGTAAATGAGGCCCGCCCACGGGAAGAGCGTCCAAAACGCTGGTAA
- the infA gene encoding translation initiation factor IF-1: MAKEEGIAVNGTVEEALPNAMFKVELENGHVVLAHISGKMRKFRIRVMPGDKVTVELSPYDLTRGRITYRPR; this comes from the coding sequence TTGGCAAAAGAAGAAGGAATTGCAGTTAATGGAACCGTTGAGGAAGCTCTCCCTAATGCTATGTTTAAAGTCGAGCTTGAAAATGGTCATGTCGTTCTGGCACATATTTCTGGGAAAATGCGCAAATTCCGTATCAGAGTTATGCCCGGCGATAAAGTCACAGTTGAACTTTCTCCATATGACTTGACTCGCGGCAGAATTACTTATCGTCCCCGCTAA
- the tsaA gene encoding tRNA (N6-threonylcarbamoyladenosine(37)-N6)-methyltransferase TrmO, with protein sequence MDTELKIIGFIKSDFKERKETPKQGNEGGIEAVIQIKEEFSDAMGGLKPGMEIVLLTWLHKADRNCLKVHPRGNTSNPKRGVFSTRSPDRPNPIGIHPVTVSSINGLEIKVHPLEAIDGTPLLDIKNS encoded by the coding sequence ATGGATACTGAACTGAAAATAATCGGCTTTATAAAATCGGACTTTAAAGAAAGAAAAGAAACGCCTAAGCAGGGAAATGAAGGCGGGATTGAAGCTGTTATCCAGATTAAAGAAGAATTTTCTGACGCAATGGGCGGCCTGAAACCGGGTATGGAAATAGTTCTGCTTACATGGCTGCATAAAGCAGACAGAAATTGTTTAAAAGTCCACCCTCGCGGAAATACATCAAATCCAAAGCGCGGAGTTTTTTCTACACGCTCCCCGGATCGCCCAAATCCAATTGGAATTCATCCGGTGACAGTCAGCAGTATAAATGGACTAGAAATCAAAGTTCATCCGCTTGAGGCAATCGACGGAACGCCCCTGCTGGACATTAAAAATTCATAA
- the thiL gene encoding thiamine-phosphate kinase, with translation MKKLNSEQDFLAIIDKYFPAVNGHVTLGRGDDCSILQTNGQLCMSKDLFLEDVHFRRSYFSPADIGYKALAVNISDIAAMGGVPEGFALGLIIPPELDENYWDALLKEMATLANTHGLILVGGDLCKGSSLGISVTVWGSPYQDRKLSSKSKGKFLTRGNAEPGDILFIHGSLGLARTGMQLLERNDVTAAGKSPASTQAHLRPNVKIKIGNALSTYSAVKGLMDLSDGLARDLPRFIDCCETSFGAEISLTGELLHEEVINFAKSEGIVPEEQAFLGGEDYALLGAASADKFQEIADNIAGLIPIGVLTEKAEILLNGKKYSQKGFDHFSD, from the coding sequence ATGAAAAAATTAAACTCCGAACAAGATTTTCTAGCTATCATCGACAAATACTTTCCTGCTGTGAACGGGCATGTAACTTTGGGCCGCGGAGACGATTGCTCAATTTTGCAGACTAACGGTCAACTTTGTATGAGCAAAGATCTCTTTCTCGAAGATGTTCATTTCCGTCGTTCATACTTCTCACCGGCAGACATCGGATACAAAGCTCTGGCAGTGAACATAAGTGATATTGCTGCAATGGGCGGAGTTCCTGAAGGTTTTGCTTTGGGCCTAATTATCCCGCCGGAACTAGATGAAAATTATTGGGACGCGCTCCTGAAAGAAATGGCAACGCTGGCAAACACTCACGGGCTGATTCTTGTCGGCGGCGACCTGTGCAAAGGGTCTTCGCTCGGAATATCAGTCACGGTATGGGGCTCTCCATATCAGGACCGGAAACTTTCTTCAAAATCTAAAGGTAAATTTTTAACCCGCGGCAATGCTGAACCTGGCGATATTCTTTTCATACACGGCTCATTGGGCCTTGCACGCACTGGGATGCAACTTCTGGAGCGAAACGACGTGACTGCTGCCGGCAAAAGCCCCGCGAGCACACAGGCGCATTTACGGCCTAATGTAAAAATTAAAATCGGCAACGCACTTTCAACTTACTCTGCCGTAAAAGGTCTAATGGATTTATCTGATGGACTGGCTCGTGACCTGCCCCGCTTTATCGATTGCTGCGAAACATCCTTTGGAGCTGAAATTTCCTTAACGGGAGAGCTTCTGCATGAGGAAGTTATAAATTTTGCTAAGTCAGAAGGAATAGTTCCGGAAGAACAGGCTTTCTTAGGCGGAGAAGATTACGCCCTATTAGGAGCTGCATCAGCTGATAAATTTCAGGAAATAGCAGATAACATCGCAGGATTAATCCCCATAGGCGTGCTAACGGAGAAGGCTGAAATTTTACTGAACGGTAAAAAATATTCCCAAAAAGGATTTGACCATTTTTCTGATTAA
- a CDS encoding ATP-dependent helicase, with protein MIDFKKELNPAQYEAATNPHGPVLVIAGAGSGKTRTIVYRLAWLVEQGIPPESILLMTFTRKAAQEMLTRTEQILGRPLTGTNGGTFHSFAFSILRQNAAEIGFPNGFTLMDRGDCEDVIREVKSNFGFGQKDRSYPKKATLLDMVTKSRNKEVSIDFLLNSEAFHLACYGQEMQQIAEGYTIYKKQHGLMDYDDLLFYLEELLAKDEFLRNSLRSRFQYIMVDEYQDTNLVQARIVQHLAGKDGNIMAVGDDAQSIYSFRGADVTNILKFPDIFDNVKIVRLEQNYRSTQPILDITNAILDGAANKFDKKLFTEKTWGKKPQLMIPLSDFSQSTRILDRIIELQKKHGPEEVAVLFRAGYQSYGLEVALKRLGVSYKKYGGLKFNEAAHIKDVLSFLRLIENPADIIAWQRCLGHIKGVGPKTAQKIANTVISGDIKAIEKYIKKYSLLKDILADIDGLREKRSSPSTSLEVIIPLYTPILVATYPDDYPRREAGIDQLLQIANNYTDLDNFLADMCLDPDQHQEEKTQENLVTLSTIHSAKGLEWKAVIIIDLVEDRFPSRKSMHKPLEYEEERRLLYVACTRAKEELILSAPASLYRKNSDFNEPAVPSPFIRELDNYLFDELHESYSGGMNKQQVAAVPSFEAEPSYTASSGPRKITNPQKLGHCNHKIFGRGKIIEKVDPNKLKINFPGFGVKVIVEDFVELL; from the coding sequence ATGATCGATTTCAAAAAAGAACTGAACCCGGCACAATATGAAGCCGCTACAAATCCACATGGTCCGGTACTTGTTATCGCCGGAGCCGGCAGTGGAAAAACCAGAACCATTGTTTACAGACTTGCATGGCTTGTTGAACAAGGCATCCCGCCGGAATCAATACTGTTGATGACCTTCACCCGTAAAGCCGCTCAGGAAATGTTAACTAGAACCGAACAGATTCTAGGCAGACCGCTGACCGGAACCAACGGCGGAACGTTCCATTCTTTTGCATTCTCTATCCTGCGCCAGAATGCCGCTGAAATAGGTTTTCCAAACGGTTTTACGCTTATGGACCGTGGCGATTGTGAAGATGTAATACGGGAAGTGAAAAGTAATTTCGGATTCGGACAGAAAGATCGTTCTTACCCCAAGAAAGCTACCCTTCTGGACATGGTCACCAAATCCAGAAACAAAGAGGTCTCCATCGATTTTCTGCTGAATTCTGAAGCTTTCCATCTAGCCTGTTACGGGCAGGAAATGCAGCAGATTGCTGAAGGGTATACCATCTACAAAAAGCAGCACGGCTTAATGGATTATGACGATCTTCTTTTTTATCTCGAAGAACTGTTGGCGAAAGACGAATTTTTAAGAAATTCATTACGCAGCCGTTTCCAATATATCATGGTGGACGAATATCAGGATACCAATCTTGTTCAGGCCCGCATTGTGCAGCATCTGGCAGGTAAAGACGGCAATATCATGGCTGTAGGTGATGATGCTCAGTCCATTTATTCATTCAGAGGAGCAGACGTAACTAATATCCTCAAGTTTCCTGATATTTTTGACAATGTAAAAATAGTTCGCCTTGAACAGAATTACCGCTCAACTCAGCCTATACTTGATATTACCAATGCAATTCTGGACGGGGCGGCGAATAAATTTGACAAGAAACTGTTCACTGAAAAGACTTGGGGTAAAAAACCGCAGTTAATGATCCCGTTAAGTGACTTCAGCCAGTCTACAAGAATTCTGGACCGCATTATAGAATTGCAGAAAAAACACGGACCTGAAGAAGTTGCGGTGCTTTTCAGAGCCGGATACCAAAGTTACGGACTGGAAGTTGCGCTTAAAAGACTGGGCGTAAGTTATAAAAAATATGGCGGACTTAAATTTAACGAAGCCGCGCATATTAAAGATGTGCTGTCATTTTTAAGACTTATCGAGAATCCTGCGGATATTATCGCATGGCAACGCTGCCTCGGGCATATCAAAGGAGTCGGCCCTAAAACGGCCCAGAAAATTGCAAACACTGTTATTTCCGGCGATATTAAAGCCATTGAAAAATATATAAAAAAATATTCTCTGCTGAAGGATATTCTTGCTGACATTGATGGATTGCGGGAAAAGAGATCATCCCCTTCGACATCACTTGAAGTTATTATACCTCTTTATACGCCTATACTTGTTGCGACGTATCCTGACGATTATCCCAGACGCGAAGCCGGGATTGACCAGCTTTTACAAATCGCGAACAACTACACAGATCTTGATAATTTCCTTGCAGATATGTGCCTTGATCCTGATCAGCATCAAGAAGAAAAAACACAGGAAAATCTCGTAACTCTTTCCACCATTCATTCGGCAAAAGGTCTTGAATGGAAAGCTGTAATAATTATCGATTTGGTGGAAGACAGATTCCCTTCGAGAAAATCAATGCACAAGCCTCTTGAATATGAAGAAGAACGCAGACTGCTTTACGTTGCCTGCACCAGAGCAAAAGAAGAGCTGATTCTTTCTGCTCCGGCATCACTTTACCGCAAAAACTCCGACTTTAATGAACCGGCAGTTCCAAGTCCGTTTATACGTGAACTTGATAATTATTTATTTGATGAGTTGCATGAATCGTATTCCGGAGGGATGAATAAACAACAGGTTGCGGCTGTTCCGTCTTTTGAAGCAGAACCAAGTTATACGGCTTCCTCTGGGCCGAGAAAAATCACCAATCCGCAGAAATTAGGACATTGCAATCATAAAATTTTCGGACGCGGCAAAATAATCGAAAAAGTTGACCCCAATAAACTTAAAATCAATTTCCCAGGATTTGGTGTTAAGGTAATTGTCGAAGACTTTGTTGAGCTTCTATAG